acatatatatatatatacatttattaatttaaatgctttCATTAagattttctgtttggttttttttaattattatttttctttttaatttttttgtttaaagaaaagagaaattatattttttttatattaatttcataattttataagacataaacaataatttattcaaacacATGAATAAAAGTTTTGGATAAAGATTTGATAAATCCATATGAGTGTTCACTCATGCAGCTGCACAAGCAtgcctacagtgaacccattcaGGTGTGATGGGAGGTATTAGATaattccttgtcaaaccaactttgacgtagtgattacAATTTACGTGCTCTATAGCGATGGCAACTCGTTGAtagggtgatggaggagctgtacgtagtggtagatatgtccaactctctgcatgatgaagaacatgcaatatcacattgtatgcagaagcaatcaatagacccatgtctgacattgtcatccagtgctcaaatggtgctgcaacatcatcttgaaaaaagttcagtgagtgcttaacactgtatgccctctcttcaccgccaagtatttcaacatattgtttccaaaatgcatccaactctgccatcaggttacaccgaacattgggccattcatcttccccatgaccaagacacaTAGTTATCGatcgaaagccgcaatttccatcagcttttacatcttgtacgtccctaatgtaaggatgcagtatAGATGGAAATTGATCAATATAGGATCATAAagagtagttttcctttcttaacATCGAACTTCCCTGTGTAGAGAGAGACTGAAtattgtaaattgaggagcaactgtgtctctCCGGTTCATAAGATTGAaaaaaatcatactcaaaaaTCTTTGATTCGGGGCATCCGGATGAGGAACTGTGTTTGTGAGGCTCCCGAGGCTGAACAAAATCACTCCCATCAATGACATATGCTGTTGGATTGTTACGAGTGTTGgtggctacctttttctttgtggacgGACGCCCTCTAGTGTTGGTTTTCACAGTCGGTTCACGAAGAGAAGTTGATGAAGGTCTgaatatttccctcaatttccttagccaactgacttttacatgtcttggctgctgcttgaaatgttctgtgaacatttgtacatcAGCGTTACAGTCAATGTCATCCTCTTCAATCGATTGATATTGCATTAGATcaagctttctccaaaatttatcaatggcatcaagTGGTACAATATGACATTCGCTCACGTATATGGCTTGTTCATGAGCACAAGGTAGTCCATAACTCCTACGAATGTGACATCCGCATTTGTAAGCAATCTGTCCAACATCTTTTGATCGCTCAAACTCAATCAACATCAAATTCAACGCCTCGATTGGaacaaaaccacataaatctCGAAGGTGCGGTATATTGAATCGGTGTTGGATGATGGTTCGACTTCTCTCAATGCTAGCTTTGATAGCTATGTCCTGGGACAAGATAACCTGATGAATCCATGACATGGATCTCTGCAAGTCTGACTTTGACGAACACAAATATCTTTTCAGCTTGGCATGCTGACTCTCGACCCTattaggacagagaatatattctctgtctagaTTCTTTGTTTTATACAAAGAATATATTAGGACAAAGAATATACAATGAATACCCATATACaattgatagatagatataattgaaaagttatatatatatatatatgtttcgtatatgtatatgtatatatctatatatatatgtacgtaatatatatatatatatatatatatctagatATCTATATATGCAGTCCCGTTCTTATGCGGGATGAATTTGCGGGATGATTTTGCGGGATATAATAACAACCGTTGGATCAATCTCGCGGTGTAACAAAAGTCAAGCTTTTATCCActctaacttctctctctttcgaTCTATTCTGTCTCTCTCTTGTGTTATCCCAGCTGCAGCCTGCAGCGCCTCCTCCCTCAATCAGTCACCTCCGATAGCCATAGCTTCCATCATTCGACCACCTCCGACCCTCAGAAAGACCACATCCGACAGCCATAGCCTCCTCAACGTGATATTCCAGCTGCAACGCCTCCTCTCTCAATCGATCACCTCCGACAGAGAGCCACCTCTGGCCGGCCGACCACACTCAATCGGCCGAAAACACTCAACAGTAAGAACTCCCCGAAGGCCCAAGTCCCCAGATCGACCCCCCATCCCATCAAGAGTTGAGCAAAGAATGTTGtaatttattgttctgagatATATAGTTTAGGATGAGaatttgaaatatgtgtttAGAAGGACTATTATAATGAATCTCTTGGCTGCATTGTCAGTGATGGATCTTCAATcatcttcttttgttgtttaaCTGTACTTGATGGCTCTTCAATCGTCTTCTTTGGAATTTTATATTCTTGTGCTTTCTGGGGTTACCCTGTACCAAAATTGGACTTCCTCTCTCATTCCAGCATCTAAACAACCCAAGCACTTGTTTTCTGTAAAAGTGATGATAACAAGAATATAATTGAGAAACTGACTTTGATTAATACTGAGAAGTGGAAAACAAGCAacaagagagagacagagacaagAGAGGCTATGGCCATCGGTTGAGGGAGGAGGCGCTGCAGGCTGCAGCTGGGATAACacaagagagagacagagaatagatcaaagagagagaagttaaaGTGGATAAAAGCTTGACTTTTGTTACACCGTGAGATTGATCCAACGGTTGTTATTATATCCCGCAAAATCATCCCGCAAATTCATCCCGCATAAGAACGGGACtgtctatatatgtgtgtatgtgagtGAGATAGGACCTGATatatattaattgaaaaaaatagaaaaaagaaaaaaaggagacatgacatgacaactTAGGGGAgggtttaaaatagggggtTTGAATAGTGTCTCCCAAAAGGAGGCAAGTTGGGTTTGAACTTATTCATTAGGGAAAATGAGATTTTTTTGTATCTTCAGAAGGGGTGCCAGTTGCCAGTATAGTACACAATCAATGTCCGAATGAAAAAGGCATCGAGAAATAAGCAGATATTTCTTCCCACCTCAAAAAGAATTAGAAACAGAATACGTCatcaagatcatcatcatcattttgcTGGTTATTTTATTTGGTGCTCACTTTCAGTCACCCAACTCTGAAACCATAAGCGCTCGCTTAACGACCGCCACAGGCCCACAACATAATTACCAGCTTCAAAGCCATCATCTGTTCAATTCAACCATCCCAATCCTGATGATACAAACCTCGACTGTTTCCCAAAACCGCAGGGTTCATATAACTACATTGCACCTCTCCGTTCCATCACCCGTTTGAAAAAGGCTGTTCGCCATCTATAATGatgcaaaaacaaaagaaaatgccACCATTAGCTTTCATTGCTTCAGAATAGTAAAATGTTTCTCCATTGTTACCACCCTAAAACAGCTGACCCATATCTTTTAAACAATtgttctcacttctcaattcAATGAACTAGCATGCTCTCCTCATAACCTAAGACTTAATAAACATCTAAAgagcgggggggggggggggggggggggggggggggggggaatggACATAAGGGGGACCCTTGTGTATATTTGAGCATGCAGTGGACCCCTTGTATTAAATCACCCACACCATGTATAACAATTGACAACCAccatgcaatatatatatatatatattaccacTGTCACCATCAGAAGCATCTGCAAGCCTTGCAATAGCATTGATAAGTGCATGTTCTTGCTCCTGCATCACAAAAGGCAGTCAAGTTACAACACCATCAACGCAGAAACAACTGAGAAATGTCAAGCAGGTGCAACAATGATTTACTTTGAGCATATTCTTTGCCTTCTCAAGCTCAAGAGGATCTAGAACACTCAAAACAATGATCTGCTCCACCTGTTCAAAATTAAGATGACGAGGATGAAAATCACtgaaaatataacaaaatcaaCTGGCTAAAATCTGCCATACATACCTCTCTTACTAGTGTCTCTGTGTTTAGTAATTCAATGTCATCCGCCATTTTATTTGGAACACCATTCTGTGACGGGCGAAATTCTATTTTTGAATGCTCCTTCAAGGACCCCCTTCCTCTTCCAATACTTGGAATAAAGCGATCACGGCTCATGGGATTATTAATCCCACGGCCTTCCAGCCCAAGGGCCCCACTATGAGATATGCCTGGACCCTCACCTTCCCACCTGATATCCTCGGGAGAGATCTGAGGTCACACGGAAATAATATTATCTTGTATCGAATACAAAACTAGGAAAGGAAATATTACAATCGATAAACATGAGCAAAATTCAGCGAGGACCATCAATAAATAGCTATCTTGGAATAAAGGATACAGTGTCAATGCAAACAGCTACTAGTGactacaagaaacaaaaaataaagacacTGACATCTTCTGGAACACAGCCCATTCTCCTTTTATGATTAAGTAAATACCCAAGGTTTTCCTCAAGGGATGATGACATGAGTTAGAAACATCAAGGCAATTGAAAAAGTAAAATCTTGAAGGTTACAAAAGCAACCGTTTTTAACCTCGTAACCTGTTTGTCTCCTATTAACCCTTAAATATATCTATACATGGCTTATAAGTGTATATTGTTATCTACATAACAAGTGGAAAATTCCTCCATTCCGAAAGAAAAACACACATTTGGCAAGGTCAGTTGATAAAATATTGGCAGATCATCAATTAATCACCAAGAACTCTTCTTGGTTTGACAATTGGCATGCCCAAATTTACAACCTATACCACCGCAATTCACCACTTATCTTGATAACGGCCAGATGTAATAAAGAAACCTACTCCCAACCCTTCCAACACCCGACCCTCATTTGGATTTGATGGATGATGGCAAAGCAGTCTCCAGAAGTTTATTGTcggtttttttttcactttgatGTGATGCAGGAAGCCTTTAGTATTTAGGATATAGGAATTTCCTTTAGTATTTACCATTTTAGTTCGTTCTTATTAAACTAGGAAGTCTTTTCTTCTTAGAAGTAATAGACCATTTCTTTTCAAATTAGAAGTAGAAGTATTTTAAATTACATATAGGATTAGAACTTTGGATCTCTATATAAAGGACCCTTCTACTAACTAATAAGGCActgaagaataagaagaaagttTTTTATGCAAAGCAACTGCAATAGACTTCTGTGCAAAAGTACCAGGATCCATGAATATATTAAGTCATGGAAATAGACCCTAAATCTTACCTCCTTGAGATCAACCCATTCCCAGGTCTCAGATGCTGTATTTATATCATAGACTAAGGCATGCCGGCCCTgtaaaagaacacaaaatctaGTGATAATGACAGGAGAATCCAACAGATAGGAATATAGGCATAAAAAAGATGCAAACATGATTACATCTCTGAACAGATAATCTATCAGACCAATACACCTTGGGTTGTCAAAATAGAAAACCATTGATTAAAGAATCACAATTGAAACCCAACTACCCATAATGTTTAAAACATAATAATAGTATTTAAAATATAGTAAACGGGTCCAAAAAGCATTGTTCCACCAGCAGGTACTTGCCAAGTGATGAACGGCCAAAACTTTGTTTATCAGTAACATGCCTTGTTCTATAACAAGCTTAAAGGGAGTCTAATGTGCCACTTTGTAATCTTTGAGCATACCTCAGAAGGGTTGTAATCAGTTATAATAGCCTCATAGAAGTTGTTGTCTTCGGGCCATCTTGTCCAAACTTTACTTCCAATTAATGGACCATATGTTGCCCGTTCAGCAGGTTCATTTGACATAAAAGCACCAGAGGTTCCATGGCCCATGAAGCGTCTATTTGCTGCCAAACCTGTTGAAGGGTATTGCACAGAATTCTTTGAGGATATACCAGGACCCTGCACATGAAGTTAAAGCCAAAAAAATGGTCAATTTACTGAATAATTTGACACTTCTATCATTAATAATAAACACTCTGGACTAGGCTTTTGCCTCCAAAAGCAGTTCTTTGATTTGCAGCTGAAGATGATGCCTGCAGGGACTAACAAATAGAGGTTCTAGAACAAGTATAAGGTACCAATTGGGATGTCTTCTGCTTCTTGCGAGAAGCTGAAACAGTAGGACTGGGCATAACCTCGTGGACAGGCTGAGAGGCACTAAACCTGGCAGCTTGGTTCCCACCTGCTTGTCTCCACTCCCTAGTAGTTGAAAAACCCATAAAGCCATTAGAAGAAACATCAAGGAATTCTCACAAATTATCAACTTTTCAAAAGTAAAGCTGTTTAATAAACAATTTTAACCTTATCCTTTGGATGATTTCATCGCCATTGACCATGGTTAGAAGCTCTCGATGTTTGTCATCAGATACGCGCAATTCCTTTCTAAGTTCAGTTATCAAACCCTCCATCTCCTGAGGAAATTAGTATATGGGACATCAAACCTGATCAACGAATAATGAGTACAAAAACTAGTGCAGACaaagaaaaagcaaagaaaaatacCCAGGTGATGGCATCAGACTGGGCCTTGAAGGCACGCAGGACAGCTATGTAAGCTTCTTGCTCAAGGACATGAATTTGGGCCTCCATGTCGCTGTGCAAAGAATATGGGGCAGAACGTACCCCAGATGTTCCATTTCCGGTCACATGTCCTCTTCTTGAAATTCTATTTTGAAGTGATGAAGGGAGATCATCATCAGTGCCTGCAGTTGCAGACAAAACTATATATGTACCTCATGGCAACTCGCATTGAAGAGATTCAGTCAGAGACCTGACTAGTAAACTCTTTATAATTAATGGCACATCAAATATCAAAGGAAAAAGGAGAGTAGAAAGTAAAACTCAATACACAATGTCCCCGACTCCCTGCGATACTGCAAGCTGGAGAGGACAGGTGTACACAGGTTTATCTGACTGTTCCCATGGTGATTGAGACCCCTACCTCGGATCAAGTAACTTAATCATTGCTGCCAAATGCATTATTGTTTTCCTAACCAGTATGTGTTATATTAACTTAGCAATTAGCATATAATTCCACAAAAGATGGACAAAAATTAAACGAGCTAAGATGGTAAAGAAGGgtgtcattttttattacataggttatgtcattttaaacaaagtTACTAGAAAGAGATATGGTGAATAATTTACTCATGTAAGGCTATAGTTGTCTTTCCATGCCTGCCATAAATGATCTACTCAAGTAAGAATACTTGAGTCCTTCCCTGCCGAGAGCTGTAAAGGAACATTACGATAGAAAAAACTTCAATTAAAACAGTTTTTTGGTGATTTGGGCGTGGGGAACTTGCTTCTTAGGGTTAAGCAAAAAACAGCCCAGCAGCTTTAAACCCTCTTCTTGAATAAAAATAAAGCTGTCTCCATAGCATATACATCTATAAAAAGTTTTTACATCAGAATTCAAGTTCCACTATCAAATTAGCAGTCCAGAATAATAGTCCCTTTTCTACGATCTCAAACCTCCACACAAACAATCTTATATCACGTTTCAAGCATATAATATGAACCACCTGCTGGATCTCCATATGTACTTGTTATTACCTGATGGAAATGCATTTGCATCTATCTTTCGCATGGTGATGGTAGTTCAAGAAAATCAATCTTCACCCAAAAAATCAAGTGCCCAGTGTCAGAACCCCTTTCAAACCTTAACCTAACACGAGGTTGATAATG
The window above is part of the Tripterygium wilfordii isolate XIE 37 chromosome 3, ASM1340144v1, whole genome shotgun sequence genome. Proteins encoded here:
- the LOC119995293 gene encoding protein EMSY-LIKE 3-like isoform X2; translated protein: MDYRVSDSSGTDDDLPSSLQNRISRRGHVTGNGTSGVRSAPYSLHSDMEAQIHVLEQEAYIAVLRAFKAQSDAITWEMEGLITELRKELRVSDDKHRELLTMVNGDEIIQRIREWRQAGGNQAARFSASQPVHEVMPSPTVSASRKKQKTSQLGPGISSKNSVQYPSTGLAANRRFMGHGTSGAFMSNEPAERATYGPLIGSKVWTRWPEDNNFYEAIITDYNPSEGRHALVYDINTASETWEWVDLKEISPEDIRWEGEGPGISHSGALGLEGRGINNPMSRDRFIPSIGRGRGSLKEHSKIEFRPSQNGVPNKMADDIELLNTETLVREVEQIIVLSVLDPLELEKAKNMLKEQEHALINAIARLADASDGDSDGEQPFSNG
- the LOC119995293 gene encoding protein EMSY-LIKE 1-like isoform X1 — protein: MRKIDANAFPSGTDDDLPSSLQNRISRRGHVTGNGTSGVRSAPYSLHSDMEAQIHVLEQEAYIAVLRAFKAQSDAITWEMEGLITELRKELRVSDDKHRELLTMVNGDEIIQRIREWRQAGGNQAARFSASQPVHEVMPSPTVSASRKKQKTSQLGPGISSKNSVQYPSTGLAANRRFMGHGTSGAFMSNEPAERATYGPLIGSKVWTRWPEDNNFYEAIITDYNPSEGRHALVYDINTASETWEWVDLKEISPEDIRWEGEGPGISHSGALGLEGRGINNPMSRDRFIPSIGRGRGSLKEHSKIEFRPSQNGVPNKMADDIELLNTETLVREVEQIIVLSVLDPLELEKAKNMLKEQEHALINAIARLADASDGDSDGEQPFSNG
- the LOC119995293 gene encoding protein EMSY-LIKE 1-like isoform X3 produces the protein MEAQIHVLEQEAYIAVLRAFKAQSDAITWEMEGLITELRKELRVSDDKHRELLTMVNGDEIIQRIREWRQAGGNQAARFSASQPVHEVMPSPTVSASRKKQKTSQLGPGISSKNSVQYPSTGLAANRRFMGHGTSGAFMSNEPAERATYGPLIGSKVWTRWPEDNNFYEAIITDYNPSEGRHALVYDINTASETWEWVDLKEISPEDIRWEGEGPGISHSGALGLEGRGINNPMSRDRFIPSIGRGRGSLKEHSKIEFRPSQNGVPNKMADDIELLNTETLVREVEQIIVLSVLDPLELEKAKNMLKEQEHALINAIARLADASDGDSDGEQPFSNG